A genomic window from Stigmatopora argus isolate UIUO_Sarg chromosome 13, RoL_Sarg_1.0, whole genome shotgun sequence includes:
- the LOC144087087 gene encoding gamma-crystallin M3-like, which yields MQVGVLQYITDREMKWKSSSSVFAVIAHLSTMTTTDMSMGKIIFYEDRNLQGRSYECMSDCSDVSSYLSRCQSCRVENGCFMIYARPNFMGNQHFMKKGEHADSMSVTGMTSGIKSCRIIPMHRGQFRIRIFEQENMSGQSQELQEDCDNIMERLRMNECLSCQVMEGHWLLFEQPNFRGKMAYVRPGEHRSFREMILSSTRFLSMKRIIDIC from the exons ATGCAGGTGGGTGTACTCCAGTATATAACTGATCGTGAAATGAAATGGAAGAGCAGCAGTTCAGTGTTTGCGGTAATAGCTCACCTGTCAACGATGACCACCACTGACATGAGCATGGGCAAG ATCATCTTCTATGAGGACAGGAACTTACAGGGTCGATCCTATGAATGCATGAGCGATTGCTCTGATGTGTCATCCTACCTGAGTAGGTGCCAGTCCTGCCGCGTAGAGAATGGCTGCTTCATGATATACGCGCGTCCCAACTTCATGGGGAACCAACACTTCATGAAGAAAGGCGAGCATGCCGACTCCATGAGTGTGACGGGTATGACCAGTGGTATCAAGTCCTGCCGCATCATTCCCATG CACAGGGGCCAATTCAGGATTAGGATCTTTGAGCAGGAGAACATGAGTGGCCAGTCCCAAGAGCTACAGGAGGATTGTGACAACATCATGGAGCGCCttcgaatgaatgaatgcttgtcCTGTCAGGTGATGGAAGGCCACTGGCTGCTGTTCGAGCAGCCCAACTTCCGTGGCAAGATGGCATATGTGAGGCCTGGCGAGCACCGCAGTTTCAGGGAGATGATCTTGAGCAGCACTCGCTTTTTGAGCATGAAGCGCATCATAGACATATGTTAG